In Bacillus thermozeamaize, a single window of DNA contains:
- a CDS encoding holo-[acyl-carrier-protein] synthase, translated as MILGTGIDLVDIRRIEAVLSRQGERFVRRILTPAERDTYQTYTGQRQLQYLAGRFAIKEAVAKAIGTGIGAWLGWQDLETSQEGGRPTVFLSEAAKRRLNGFLSAQKGTGGIGDDAPGMWERLSIHVSLSHERNYLVAQAVAEACSDV; from the coding sequence ATGATACTCGGCACTGGCATCGATCTGGTGGACATCCGTCGGATCGAAGCGGTTCTGTCCCGTCAAGGGGAACGCTTTGTCCGGCGGATTCTCACCCCCGCAGAAAGGGATACGTATCAAACTTACACGGGGCAGCGGCAGTTGCAGTACCTCGCCGGGCGGTTTGCCATCAAGGAGGCGGTGGCCAAGGCGATTGGCACCGGAATTGGCGCTTGGCTCGGCTGGCAGGATCTTGAGACTTCCCAGGAAGGGGGACGGCCGACTGTTTTCCTGTCGGAAGCGGCGAAAAGGCGATTGAATGGTTTTTTGTCCGCGCAAAAAGGGACGGGGGGAATCGGAGATGATGCGCCTGGAATGTGGGAGAGGCTCAGCATCCACGTCTCCCTTTCGCATGAACGGAATTACCTGGTTGCGCAAGCGGTGGCGGAGGCTTGTTCGGATGTCTGA
- a CDS encoding DUF2642 domain-containing protein → MNYLRSMIGKTVELEISGNIERVGILIDYGLDIVVVYDGVNYVYIPFGHIQNVRLVANKSQQISEPDYNRLEDENDLSYRKVLQASKGMFVEIFVAGNQSIHGYVTSVQTDYFVFFSPVHNTLFIPMFHLKWLIPYPENQSPYTMDKKDLPVHPTQVKLYRTFEEQLKSMEGKIAVFDLGSNPDKIGLLKSTNHHLAELVVADQTAIYWNIHHIKMVNFPHLN, encoded by the coding sequence ATGAATTATTTGCGTTCAATGATTGGGAAAACGGTTGAGTTAGAAATTTCGGGAAACATTGAGCGTGTCGGGATCTTGATTGACTACGGCCTGGATATCGTCGTCGTTTACGACGGGGTTAATTATGTGTACATTCCATTTGGACATATTCAAAACGTCAGGCTTGTCGCAAATAAGTCCCAACAAATATCCGAACCCGATTATAACCGCTTGGAAGATGAAAACGACTTGTCTTACCGGAAAGTTTTGCAGGCATCAAAAGGGATGTTCGTCGAGATTTTTGTCGCCGGCAACCAGTCCATTCACGGTTATGTCACAAGTGTGCAAACCGATTATTTTGTCTTCTTTTCCCCCGTTCATAACACGTTGTTTATTCCGATGTTTCATCTCAAATGGCTCATTCCTTATCCCGAAAACCAATCGCCGTATACAATGGATAAAAAGGATTTGCCGGTTCATCCGACACAGGTCAAATTGTACAGAACATTTGAAGAGCAGTTGAAAAGTATGGAAGGGAAAATTGCCGTTTTCGATCTGGGAAGCAATCCTGATAAAATCGGACTGCTGAAAAGCACGAATCACCATTTAGCCGAACTGGTCGTTGCTGATCAAACGGCCATTTATTGGAACATTCATCATATCAAGATGGTGAATTTTCCGCATCTAAATTGA
- a CDS encoding arsenic transporter produces MNNIETLMMFSLFALTVLFIMWRPFGINEAVPSTIAACVIFLFGIVPLADIFNIFTIVSGASITILSTIVMSIVLESIGFFRWAAMNLAIKAKGSGILLFWYINLLCFLMTLFFNNDGSILITTPIIIQTLTLLKLKPHQQIPYLLSGALVATAASAPIGVSNLANLIALKIVGLDLNSYATMMFVPSMIGIASIAIFLYVFFKEDMPVKIKDHFNMFHLKSQMSDYPSKKYPHPLSPKSQEHGPVDWKMFRICIGVVVFTRISFFVLAPFGVPTEWPAVIGAMLLIAIRWHRKKVGAMDVLKKSPWHILLFAFSMYVIIYGLHNVGMTAFIVDTIGEKVRENHLYAVFIMGLLVSVMSNLLNNLPTIMIGTMSITEMGLDHQTLQVAYLANVIGADIGSLMLPMGTLATLLWFHTLRQYKIPMTWGKYLQVTIYVIPIGLLLSLLSLYLWTTYVIF; encoded by the coding sequence ATGAATAATATAGAAACTTTGATGATGTTCAGCCTCTTTGCACTTACGGTGCTTTTTATCATGTGGAGGCCGTTTGGCATCAATGAAGCGGTTCCTTCGACCATTGCAGCTTGCGTCATCTTTCTGTTCGGCATTGTACCTCTGGCAGATATATTCAATATATTCACAATTGTAAGCGGAGCTTCCATCACCATCTTGTCCACCATTGTTATGTCCATCGTCCTGGAAAGCATCGGATTTTTTCGCTGGGCGGCAATGAACTTGGCGATAAAGGCAAAAGGATCTGGGATCTTGCTTTTTTGGTACATCAATTTGCTTTGCTTTTTGATGACCCTTTTTTTTAACAATGATGGCAGTATCCTCATTACAACGCCGATCATCATTCAGACGCTTACGTTGCTCAAGTTGAAGCCGCATCAGCAAATTCCTTATCTGTTATCGGGTGCATTGGTCGCGACAGCAGCCAGCGCACCCATTGGCGTAAGCAATTTGGCGAACCTGATCGCATTGAAAATAGTCGGGCTGGATTTAAATTCTTATGCAACGATGATGTTTGTCCCTTCGATGATTGGCATTGCATCGATTGCCATATTTCTATATGTCTTTTTCAAAGAGGATATGCCAGTCAAAATAAAAGACCATTTCAACATGTTCCATCTGAAGTCGCAAATGTCGGATTATCCTTCGAAAAAATATCCCCATCCATTGTCGCCTAAATCGCAGGAACATGGACCAGTTGACTGGAAAATGTTTCGAATTTGTATTGGCGTCGTGGTATTCACCCGCATCAGCTTTTTTGTTCTTGCTCCGTTCGGTGTTCCCACGGAGTGGCCGGCTGTCATCGGCGCGATGTTGCTGATTGCCATCAGATGGCACAGGAAAAAAGTCGGCGCGATGGATGTGTTGAAGAAAAGCCCCTGGCATATCCTGTTGTTCGCATTCAGCATGTACGTGATCATTTACGGGCTCCATAATGTGGGAATGACGGCGTTCATTGTTGACACCATTGGGGAAAAAGTGAGAGAAAACCATTTGTATGCCGTATTTATCATGGGGCTGCTGGTTTCCGTCATGTCCAATTTATTGAATAATCTGCCTACGATTATGATCGGAACCATGTCCATCACCGAAATGGGCTTGGACCACCAAACCTTACAAGTCGCCTATTTGGCGAATGTCATCGGCGCGGATATCGGCTCACTGATGTTGCCCATGGGAACCCTGGCTACGTTGCTGTGGTTTCATACATTAAGGCAATACAAAATCCCAATGACCTGGGGAAAATATTTGCAAGTGACCATCTACGTGATTCCGATCGGCTTGCTCCTGAGCTTGTTATCCCTTTATTTGTGGACAACGTACGTTATTTTTTAA